One part of the Nitrospirota bacterium genome encodes these proteins:
- the dusB gene encoding tRNA dihydrouridine synthase DusB, with protein sequence MIKLGNLLLNTPVFQSSMADCTDIAFRLIACELGLELAFTEMISADALVRGNKITLSLLRRTSSEKPLGVQLVGSKPETMGEAAAIIESLGFDIIDLNFGCPVRKITEHGAGSALLQRPDAAGKIFESVMANIKNIPVTVKMRTGFTDRSGKEALCIAGLAQDHGLTAVTVHGRTRAQGYSGKADWDVIGLVKKALKIPVFGNGDVFAPEDAKRMMEMTGCDGVAIGRGGLGNPWIYAGIRSVLSGNVPEEPSFEEIKRIALKHVRLEVKYEGEETGLIHSRKIMTWYFKGCPNVAPFRNKMNSAATLKEMISMIEGFSREE encoded by the coding sequence ATGATAAAGCTCGGAAACCTCTTACTCAACACTCCTGTGTTTCAGTCTTCAATGGCGGATTGTACGGACATCGCATTCCGTCTGATTGCCTGTGAACTCGGGCTTGAGCTGGCATTCACGGAGATGATCTCTGCCGATGCACTGGTCAGAGGGAATAAGATTACACTTTCCCTTCTTCGCAGGACGAGCAGCGAAAAGCCTCTCGGGGTCCAACTTGTCGGCAGTAAGCCAGAAACCATGGGAGAGGCTGCCGCAATAATAGAGTCATTGGGATTTGATATCATTGATCTGAATTTCGGATGTCCTGTGCGAAAGATCACGGAACACGGTGCAGGGTCCGCCCTTCTCCAGCGCCCCGATGCTGCCGGAAAGATATTTGAAAGTGTTATGGCTAATATAAAAAATATTCCGGTTACTGTAAAAATGCGCACCGGGTTCACAGACCGCAGTGGTAAAGAGGCGCTTTGTATTGCCGGTCTCGCACAGGATCACGGCCTTACAGCGGTCACGGTGCACGGACGAACACGCGCTCAAGGTTATTCCGGAAAAGCGGATTGGGATGTAATCGGGCTTGTTAAAAAGGCCCTGAAGATACCGGTCTTCGGCAATGGTGATGTATTCGCTCCTGAAGATGCAAAACGTATGATGGAAATGACCGGGTGTGACGGAGTGGCCATAGGACGCGGAGGACTTGGTAATCCATGGATTTATGCCGGTATCCGTTCCGTGCTTTCAGGTAATGTCCCCGAAGAGCCTTCATTTGAAGAAATAAAACGTATTGCACTCAAACATGTCCGTCTTGAGGTTAAATATGAAGGGGAAGAGACAGGCCTGATTCATTCACGGAAGATTATGACATGGTATTTCAAAGGATGTCCCAACGTTGCGCCGTTCCGTAATAAGATGAATAGTGCAGCGACACTGAAGGAAATGATCTCTATGATTGAAGGGTTTAGTAGAGAAGAGTAG
- a CDS encoding YihA family ribosome biogenesis GTP-binding protein, translating to MKIKTARFVMSSTDYKKCPQVDIPEYAFIGRSNVGKSTLINYLTNVKGLAKASDKPGKTQLINHFIINEAESPWYLVDLPGYGFASVSNSKREEWDVFLMEYILNRKNLLCLFVLIDSRLEPQIKDMAFMEWLADNEVPFVMVFTKTDKLKTGQIMKNINAYNKVMLGTWGELPKQFRTSSTANKGKQEILHFIEETNKIMDMDY from the coding sequence ATGAAAATTAAAACCGCCAGATTTGTAATGAGCAGTACGGATTATAAAAAGTGCCCGCAGGTTGATATTCCAGAATATGCCTTTATTGGAAGATCCAATGTAGGTAAATCAACACTTATAAATTATCTCACAAATGTTAAGGGGCTTGCCAAGGCTTCGGACAAACCCGGGAAGACGCAATTGATAAATCATTTTATTATCAATGAAGCAGAATCTCCCTGGTATCTGGTGGATTTACCGGGTTATGGTTTTGCAAGTGTATCCAACAGTAAAAGGGAAGAATGGGATGTATTTTTAATGGAGTATATTTTAAACAGAAAAAACCTTCTGTGTCTGTTCGTGCTTATTGATTCACGGTTAGAGCCACAAATAAAAGATATGGCATTTATGGAGTGGCTTGCCGACAATGAAGTTCCTTTTGTTATGGTATTTACAAAAACAGATAAACTAAAAACCGGGCAAATAATGAAAAATATAAATGCTTATAATAAGGTAATGCTTGGAACATGGGGAGAGCTTCCAAAACAATTCCGTACCTCATCAACAGCCAACAAAGGCAAACAGGAGATACTCCATTTTATTGAGGAAACGAACAAGATAATGGATATGGATTATTAA
- a CDS encoding penicillin-binding protein activator LpoB — translation MFNFKVAGALSVSAMLILSACATGPKVARVESEAVTDVSGRWNDTDSRLVAEEMLKDALKSQWLENAAKEKGKAPTVIVGTVVNRSTEHISVQTFIKDLERELINSGKVDFVAGKGEREEIREERFDQAVNASDETQKGPGKEVGADFMLKGVLNSILDEAGGTKVIFYQIDLEMYDMVNNKKVWIGQKKIKKVVERKRFSF, via the coding sequence ATGTTTAATTTTAAGGTTGCAGGAGCACTATCAGTTTCAGCCATGCTTATACTTTCAGCCTGTGCAACAGGGCCAAAGGTGGCGAGGGTTGAGTCTGAGGCTGTGACGGATGTAAGCGGGAGGTGGAATGATACGGATTCACGGCTTGTGGCAGAGGAGATGCTGAAGGATGCATTAAAAAGCCAGTGGTTGGAAAATGCAGCCAAAGAGAAGGGGAAGGCCCCAACGGTTATTGTGGGAACTGTGGTTAATCGCAGTACAGAGCATATCAGTGTCCAGACCTTCATAAAAGACCTTGAACGTGAGCTGATAAATTCAGGGAAGGTAGATTTTGTTGCAGGCAAGGGAGAGCGTGAGGAGATAAGGGAAGAGCGGTTCGACCAGGCGGTAAATGCCTCAGATGAGACTCAGAAAGGCCCCGGAAAAGAGGTCGGTGCAGACTTCATGTTAAAAGGGGTACTGAATTCCATACTTGATGAGGCAGGCGGGACAAAGGTCATATTCTACCAGATAGACCTTGAGATGTATGACATGGTCAATAATAAAAAGGTCTGGATCGGACAGAAGAAGATAAAGAAGGTGGTTGAGAGGAAGAGGTTTTCGTTTTAA